Genomic window (Hominilimicola fabiformis):
CATAATGCCGCATATCACATTATAAAAATTATTTATACATAGGTCCGTAGTTTTTGCAAGCCGCATAATCTGCTGCTTGAGAATCTTCTGTACCAAAAGACGACCATACGTGTGGACGATATACCTTTTCATCAGCTACATTGTGCATTGTTACAGGGATTCTCAACATTGAGCAAAGGGTTATCAAATCAGCGCCAACGTGTCCGCCGATTGTCACGCCGTGATTAGCACCCCAATTAGCCATTACACTGTATACATCAGTAAATGCGCCCTTACCTGTAAGAATCGGAGCAAACCATGTTGTCGGCCATGTAGGGTCTGTACGTTTATCAAGTTTATTATGAATATCATCATCAAGATTGCAAGTATATCCTTCTGCTATCTGAATAACCGGTCCAATACCTTCAACGATATTTACTCTAAGCATTGTTACAGGCATTTCTGCTTTTGTTCTGAAGTGGCTTGAAAAACCGCCGCCTCTGAAATATTCATAATCTGCTCTGCACCAATCTGTTGCATCAATACAATTTTGAATATCTTCATCAGTCATATTCCACCATTCTTTTTGTGTACCGTTGCCGTTCTCGTCTTTTGCCGCACCTGTACAATCAAGTGCCGTTGCACCGGAATTAATGAGGTGAATAATGCCGTTAGCGGCTTTACCTGTAAGTTCTTTACCTGTTACACGTTTTACAGCGTCGGGTGACCAATATGTACGAACATCGTGGAATGCAGGTGCTTTACCTGTAACAAGTGTTGCCAAAAGCATCGAAATACCGTTTAATGTATCATTTTCGGTTGCAAACGGAGTAGGCATTTTTTTACCGTTCCAGTTGAATGACGATGCCATAATTGCCTCTGTAAAATCAGCGTTAGGCAGCCAATCTGTCCAGTGTCTTTGACCTTGGAAACCGCCTACTATTGCATTCTTTCCAAGTGCTTCTTCATGCCAACCAAGTTCGGCAAGTTTTGGATTTCCGTAAAGAATATCATTTACGATTAACGTAAACTTAGTGATGAATTCCCAATCCTTATCTGCCGGAACAACTTTCGATTTTGTAATAATGTCAGGCAAGTTTTTACCTGCATTTTTATCAAAGCCTTCTTTGCAGTTTTCTTTTATCCATTTATATGCTTTTTCATACTCATCTTTATCATATATACCAAGAGTAATTCTTCTCAATATTTCTGTTAAATCAACAAATTCAGCTCGTATACCAAGATACTTTTGCATAAATGACATATCGCAATATGAACCTGCAATACCCATTGCGACACTGCCAAGGTTCACATATGCTTTGTTCTTCATTTGACCGACCGCAACAGCACCTTTCGCCCAACGAATCATTTTTTCGGCAACATCTTCAGGAACTGTGTTATCATCAATGTCCTGCACATCGTGTCCGTACATTGAAAATGCAGGAAGTCCGCGTTGTGCAAATGCAGCCATTACTGCGGCAAGATAAACCGCACCGGGACGTTCCGTTCCGTTAAAGCCCCATACAGCTTTTACTGTATCCGAGTTTAGGTCCATTGTTTCTGAACCATAGCACCAGCATGGTGTTACAGCCAATGTTGCACATACATTTTGTGTTGAAAAATAATCGTTGCATTTAGCCGCCTCAGCGCCTGAACCTATTGTACAAGGTGAAATTACACATTCAACAGGTGTTCCGTCTTGATAATGCACATTACTTTCGATAAGTTCCTTAGCTGCATTTGCCATAGCCATTGTTTTTTCTTCAAGGCTTTCTCTGACGCCGCCCCAACGACCGTCTATTGTCGGTCTTATTCCTATTCTTGGTTTCATTTTTATTACTTCCTTTCTGTTTTTAATTAATTATAAGCATGAATATAATACATTTCTCAGCCTTGGCTGATAATATTCTTCTTGTGGGTTTAACATATGGTGTGCATAGAAAAGTGCAACTTTTTCTTCTGTATCGGCAATTATTGTTGCACCTGCCGCACCTCCCCAACCAATTTCACCGATTGAACTGTTTGAACCGCTTTCGGCTTTATCTATAAGCGTTCTTACACCTAATCCGTAACCGTAACCTCTAAGACGTCGCCAATTCATAGTTTTACGCTGTGCCTCATTTAATTGATTTGTTTTCATCAGTTTTACTGTGGCACTGCTAAGTATACGATTATTATTAAGTCCTGTTCCGCTATTTGCCAAAGCCGCCGCAAACTTAGCATAATCATCGACAGTCGTTATTATTCCTGCACCTCCGCTGTCATAATTCTCACCGAATACAAGTTCATTGCCGTATGCTCTTTTGACAACTCCGGTTGTATGTTCTTTTTGCTGAAGTTCTACAATGTTCTTCGTATCTTGTATTTCGTATATATATTGCGGAGATATTATAACATCGTTCGGTGTATGGTAATATGAATTATTCATATCCAACGGCTCAAATATATTTTTTTTCATATATTCCGAAAATCTCATTCCCGAAACTACTTCTGCCAATACCGCTAAAACATCGTGACAAAGGCTGTAATTCCATCTTGCACCCGGTTCAAATAAAAGCGGTTCTTCCGCAAGACATTTAATGACTGTTCTTGTATCCATTTTACCGTCGGTTAGCTTTCTTGCTTTTTCAAATGCAGGTGTGTTTGTAGCATATGACAAACCGGCCGTCATAGTAAACAAATCTCGAATTGTTATCGGATTTTCTGCCGCTTTTATTCTGTCACCGTCTTTTACATACATTTTTTTAAATTCAGGAAGATATTCATATAACGGATCAGACAACAAAAATTTTCCCTGTTCATACAGCTGAAGTGCCGCCGTTACCGTTGCCACCTTTGAACACGAATAAATATATAACTGCTCCTCACC
Coding sequences:
- a CDS encoding L-fucose isomerase, yielding MKPRIGIRPTIDGRWGGVRESLEEKTMAMANAAKELIESNVHYQDGTPVECVISPCTIGSGAEAAKCNDYFSTQNVCATLAVTPCWCYGSETMDLNSDTVKAVWGFNGTERPGAVYLAAVMAAFAQRGLPAFSMYGHDVQDIDDNTVPEDVAEKMIRWAKGAVAVGQMKNKAYVNLGSVAMGIAGSYCDMSFMQKYLGIRAEFVDLTEILRRITLGIYDKDEYEKAYKWIKENCKEGFDKNAGKNLPDIITKSKVVPADKDWEFITKFTLIVNDILYGNPKLAELGWHEEALGKNAIVGGFQGQRHWTDWLPNADFTEAIMASSFNWNGKKMPTPFATENDTLNGISMLLATLVTGKAPAFHDVRTYWSPDAVKRVTGKELTGKAANGIIHLINSGATALDCTGAAKDENGNGTQKEWWNMTDEDIQNCIDATDWCRADYEYFRGGGFSSHFRTKAEMPVTMLRVNIVEGIGPVIQIAEGYTCNLDDDIHNKLDKRTDPTWPTTWFAPILTGKGAFTDVYSVMANWGANHGVTIGGHVGADLITLCSMLRIPVTMHNVADEKVYRPHVWSSFGTEDSQAADYAACKNYGPMYK
- a CDS encoding serine hydrolase domain-containing protein produces the protein MNFEYMKNFMDSLTEWIIPGNSVVIYKDGKKVFEYSSGYSDLEKKIKKTGEEQLYIYSCSKVATVTAALQLYEQGKFLLSDPLYEYLPEFKKMYVKDGDRIKAAENPITIRDLFTMTAGLSYATNTPAFEKARKLTDGKMDTRTVIKCLAEEPLLFEPGARWNYSLCHDVLAVLAEVVSGMRFSEYMKKNIFEPLDMNNSYYHTPNDVIISPQYIYEIQDTKNIVELQQKEHTTGVVKRAYGNELVFGENYDSGGAGIITTVDDYAKFAAALANSGTGLNNNRILSSATVKLMKTNQLNEAQRKTMNWRRLRGYGYGLGVRTLIDKAESGSNSSIGEIGWGGAAGATIIADTEEKVALFYAHHMLNPQEEYYQPRLRNVLYSCL